Genomic window (Clarias gariepinus isolate MV-2021 ecotype Netherlands chromosome 4, CGAR_prim_01v2, whole genome shotgun sequence):
aatacacactacacactgattacTACACCcaactccctacaccctacacactacacactatacactgacTACTAAACCCAACtcactatacactgatcactacacccaactcactaaaccctacacactatacactgatcactacacccaactcactaaaccctacacactatacactaatcACTACACCCAACTAaccacacactatacactgatcactacacccaactcactacaccctacacactatacactgatcactacacccaactcactgcaccctacacattatacactgatcactacacccaactcactgcaccctacacactatacactgatcactacacccAACTTACTGCACCCTACACAttatacactgatcactacacccTACTCACTACACCTAACTCACTATATACACCCAACTTACTACacactgatcactacacccaactgactatacactatacactgatcactacacccTACTCACTACACCTAACTCACTATATACACTCAACTTCctatacactgatcactacaccctacacactatacactgatcactacaccgaactcactacaccctacacactatacactgatcactaaACCCAACtcactacaccctacacactatacactgatcactacacccaactcactacacactatacactgatcactacacccaactcactacaccctacacactatacactgatcactacacccaactcactacacactatacactgaccactacacccaactcactacacccaactcactatacactgatcactacacccaactcactacaccctacacactaCACCTAACTCACTATATACACCCAACTTCctatacactgatcactacaccctacacactatacactgatcactacacccaactcactgcaccctacacactatacactgatcactacacccaactcactgcaccctacacactatacactgatcactacacccAACTCACTGCACCCTACTCACTACACCTAACTCACTATATACACCCAACTTACTACacactgatcactacacccaactgactatacactatacactgatcactacacccTACTCACTACACCTAACTCACTATATACACTCAACTTCctatacactgatcactacaccctacacactatacactgatcactacaccgaactcactacaccctacacactatacactgatcactaaACCCAACtcactacaccctacacactatacactgatcactacacccaactcactacacactatacactgatcactacacccaactcactacaccctacacactatacactgatcactacacccaactcactacacactatacactgatcactacacccaactcactatacactgatcactacacccaactcactacaccctacacactaCACCTAACTCACTATATACACCCAACTTCctatacactgatcactacacccaactcactacaccctacacactatacactgatcactacacccaactcactgcaccctacacactatacactgatcactacacccaactcactgcaccctacacactatacactgatcactacacccAACTCACTGCACCCTACTCACTACACCTAACTCACTATATACACCCAACTTACTACacactgatcactacacccaactgactatacactatacactgatcactacacccTACTCACTACACCTAACTCACTATATACACTCAACTTCctatacactgatcactacaccctacacactatacactgatcactacaccgaactcactacaccctacacactatacactgatcactaaACCCAACtcactacaccctacacactatacactgatcactacacccaactcactacacactatacactgatcactacacccaactcactacaccctacacactatacactgatcactacacccaactcactacacactatacactgatcactacacccaactcactatacactgatcactacacccaactcactacaccctacacactaCACCTAACTCACTATATACACCCAACTTCctatacactgatcactacacccaactcactacaccctacacactatacactgatcactacacccaactcactgcaccctacacactatacactgatcactacacccaactcactgcaccctacacactatacactgatcactacacccAACTCACTGCACCCTACTCACTACACCTAACTCACTATATACACCCAACTTACTACacactgatcactacacccaactgactatacactatacactgatcactacacccTACTCACTACACCTAACTCACTATATACACTCAACTTCctatacactgatcactacaccctacacactatacactgatcactacaccgaactcactacaccctacacactatacactgatcactaaACCCAACtcactacaccctacacactatacactgatcactacacccaactcactacacactatacactgatcactacacccaactcactatacactgatcactacacccaactcactacaccctacaccTAACTCACTATATACACCCAACTTCctatacactgatcactacacccaactcactacaccctacacactatacactgatcactaaACCCAACtcactacaccctacacactatacactgatcactacacccaactcactacacactatacactgatcactacacccaactcactacaccctacacactatacactgatcactacacccaactcactacacactatacactgatcactacacccaactcactatacactgatcactgCACCCTACTCACTACACCTAACTCACTATATACACCCAACTTCctatacactgatcactacacccaactcactgcaccctacacactatacactgatcactacacccAACTCACTGCACCCTACTCACTACACCTAACTCACTATATACACCCAACTTACTACacactgatcactacacccaactgactatacactatacactgatcactacacccAACTCACTACACCCTACTCACTACACCTAACTCACTATATACACCCAACTTCctatacactgatcactacaccccacacactatacactgatcactaaACCCAACTCACTACACCCTAAacactatacactgatcactacacccAACTCACTATATACACCCAACTTACTACacactgatcactacacccaactgactatacactatacactgatcactacacccaactcactgcaccctacacactatacactgatcCCTACACCCAATtcactacaccctacacactacacactgatcactacacccaactgactatacactacacactgatcactacacccTACTCACTACACCTAACTCACTATATACACCCAACTTCctatacactgatcactacaccctacacactatacactgatcactacacccaactcactcactacaccctacaccctgtGCACTACACTGTACATGAAGTGTGAAGTGAAGTGTAGAATCAGTGACAGTCAGATCAGTTTGTATCAGAAGGTTTATTCAGTATAAAATCTCGACTCAACACGGGTCAGGATCCTGATTTAATAACACAAGAGTGATTACAAATGAGGACGTGGTcagccttcacacacacacacacatacacacacacacacaccatgcaacTGCTACACAATTACACCTAAAATTATACTGTAACAATAGTGTTGTGCAAATCATACAACATTAATATAACAAACACTGATAAAACAGTCTGAgatctgctcacacacacactcacgatGATGTACctgatctctcacacacacacacacacacacacacacacacacttcccttTCACATCTGTATCAATTCAGTTTATTCACACAGCACCGTATATAGGAGTATGttataatgagagagagagagacaggtacagacagacagacagacaaacagggacagacagacagggacagacagacagggacagacagacagggacagacagacagggacagacagacaggttatGAGATGATGCTGGAGCCGTCTCTCTCTCCGGTCTCCTCTTCGTTGGTGATGAGAgcgtctgtgtctgtgtgaacCTCAGAGTCCTGCACCGCTGATCTCTTTGTCAGTTTGTTCAGTGTacctccctacacacacacacacacaacacacagttCAGACATTAATGCTCACATTTActcatgtatgtgtgtggttcTCACGTCTCCCTTTAACAGACAGGGTTGTGGGCGGGGCAGTGGCTGATGTGCAGAGTTACAGACACTGAAACCGCGCGTGTGGAGGAGGAGTGAAGTGAAGCGTTCCTGGAGATCTCCTGTTATAAAGTGTTAAGTACGTCTGTACAACATTTGTACTCACGCTAGCGGAATAAACGCATCCAGGGGCGGGGCTCAGAGAGGCGGGAAGCGAGAAACACACGGAGAACGGGCTGCTCTTTAAAAACAACACAGGAGGATGAGCCCATGAAGCTCCCGCGGTAACACAGCACGGGTCAATGACTGATTCAGTAAAACACTGCTGGTGTGCTCCAAGACTCAAGggtcaaagaactttattaacccCAGAGGGAGACTGCTGATTCTCGGTTCCACGTCCCCGCGGTCGTTATCCAGTAAAAAGGAAagagttaataaataaagaaaaacaataaatacaataaaacgcCACACTGCGCCTCGGGGTTTCGACACGTCATGTAGATCCAGAGTTATTAGACCTTTAAAACATTCCTGTTACTGGAACATACTGGGACTGACGTCGCAAAAACAACCACAAAAACACCTGATCTGATATTTCTTACACATTGTGTATCTGGGATTAAAAGTCACGTGTGTGTTTAGAAATAAAGTTCATTATACTGTGTAGGTTGTGCTGAGAGAAGGGCGTGTCACTGTGTCccgcacaatcctgagccctacagagacactgctgtgtgtgtgtgtgtgtgtgtgccacaaGTGTTCTACACCACATGTACAGCAGGTGGCGCCATCTGCAATGTTTATACCAACCAGTGATGTAATAATGATGAGCTGATCATTGGATCAGGTGGATGTAAACAACAACATGTTTACTGTATACACCAAAGAGTCTTTAGGTCTTATAGATTAAACCCCATAATACTCTCACATACGGGCGGATgaaggcgagtgtgtgtgtgtgtgtgtgtgtgtgtgtgtgtgtgtgtgtgtgtacctgtctcCGGTCGATGATGTTCAGTAGAGTAGACGTGATGATGCAGCAGATTGTGTTCGCCAACATGAAGATCATCATACGCTGCCACCGCCATAACGGGATCTTAGcatcactgcacacacacacacacacacacacacacacacacacacacacacacacacacacacagcaaatcaCTTACTACATTACCACTCTCActatacctgtgtgtgtgtgtgtgtaagacctGCTCTTCTCCCCCaggatcaggtgtgtgtgtgtgtgtgtgtgagacctgcTCTTCTCCCCCaggatcaggtgtgtgtgtgtgtgtgtgtgagacctgcTCTTCTCCCCCaggatcaggtgtgtgtgtgtgtgtgtgtgtgagacctgcTCTTCTCCCCCaggatcaggtgtgtgtgtgtgtgtgtgtgtgtgtgtgtgtgtgtgtgtgtgtgtgtgtgtgtgagacctgcTCTTCTCCCCCaggatcaggtgtgtgtgtgtgtgtgtgtgtgtgtgtgtgtgtgagacctgcTCTTCTCCCCCaggatcaggtgtgtgtgtgtgtgtgtgtgtgtgtgtgtgagacctgcTCTTCTCCCCCaggatcaggtgtgtgtgtgtgtgtgtgtgtgtgtgtgtgtgtgtgtgagacctgcTCTTCTCCCCCaggatcaggtgtgtgtgtgtgtgtgtgtgtgtgtgtgtgtgtgtgagtgagacctGCTCTTCTCCCCCaggatcaggtgtgtgtgtgtgtgtgtgtgtgtgtgtgtgtgtgtgtgagtgagacctGCTCTTCTCCCCCAGGATCTCTCCCACGATCAGGTTACACACTCCGATCCCGATCATCTGCACCGACGTGGCCAAACCCATCGCCGTGCCCAGAGTGGAGCGCGGCACCACCAGGGGGATGGAGGGCCACATGCtcgcctaacacacacacacacacacacacacacacacacacacacacacacacacgtttaaatCCGTGCTCATGACACTGTAACTATAACAACGAGTAATAGTGCTGGGAGTGTGTGTTATAGCATTACtactatacagtgtgtgtgtgtgtgtgtgtgtgtgtgtgtctcaccgcAGCGAACGAGTATGTGATCCCGAGCCAGACGGTGGAGACGAGCGGAGGGACGAAGGTGAAGGCCAACAACCCAAAGACAGGAAGAGTACACACTGCACACAACACAGCAAACACACCACGCAGACCCACGtagtcctacacacacacacacacacacacacacagttatattcagtacaaacatttttttaaaataaacatgcagTAAAACACTTGAGGTTTGActccagcgtgtgtgtgtgtgtgtgtgtgtgtgtgtgtgtgtgtgagagtgtgtgtgtgtgtgagagagtgagtgagtgagtgagtgagtgagtgtgtgtgtgtactcacaaTGAGAATGCCCACAACCGCTGATAACACCAGTGAGCTGTCGTACACGGCACCTGCAATGTAGGACGCCTGCTTCTGTGTGTAACCCTCATACTTATCCTGGATAAacttactgcacacacacacacacacacacacacacacacacacgcatctaaTGAACACAGTATACAAACGTTGAGATgaagcatgtttgtgtgtgtaatgtgtaatgtgtgtgtgtgtgtgtgtgtgtgtgtgtgtaatgtgtgtgtgtgtgtaatgtgtgtgtgtgtgtaatgtgtgtgtgtgtaatgtgtgtgtgtgtgtaatgtgtgtgtgtgtaatgtgtgtgtgtgtgtgtgtgtaatgtgtgtgtgtgtgtgtgtgtgtgtgtgtgtgtgtaatgtgtgtgtaatgtgtgtgtgtaatgtgtgtaatgtgtgtgtgtaatgtgtgtgtaatgtgtgtgtgtaatgtgtgtgtaatgtgtgtgtgtaatgtgtgtgtaatgtgtgtgtgtaatgtgtgtgtgtaatgtgtgtgtgtgtgtaatgtgtgtgtaatgtgtgtgtaatgtgtgtgtgtgtagtgtgtaatgtgtgtgtgtgtagtgtgtgtgtaatgtgtgtgtgtaatgtgtgtgtgtgtagtgtgtgtgtaatgtgtgtgtaatgtgtgtgtgtaatgtgtgtgtaatgtgtgtgtgtaatgtgtgtgtaatgtgtgtgtgtaatgtgtgtgtaatgtgtgtgtaatgtgtgtgtgtaatgtgtgtgtgtaatgtgtgtgtgtaatgtgtgtgtgtaatgtgtgtgtatgtgtgtgtgtaatgtgtgtgtaatgtgtgtgtgtgtgtgtgtaatgtgtgtgtctgacctGGCGTCAGCGATGAAAGGGAAAATCCCGTTGTAGAAGAACATGATGGTCAAAACCAGCAACCAGTAACGCAGAGAGAGCAAACGCACATCCTGCaccttctacacacacacacacacacacacacacacacacacacacacagaattgaGATTTATGTTTGGTGTTAGTGAAACACTGATACATTGATAGTGTTCTAATTATACAACGCTGTGACACTAGTATACAGTGATGATGTCATACAGGTGTACATAATGACATCATACACTGATTAATCTCCTCATCAGTGACATCACTGTCTTTGTGTTGCAGCATCTGTACTGTAGATAAACCCAGTGACACACCACAGCAGCACCTGTATCAGTGTAAATGTACTAGAACCGAATCAGAGCACAGACTCCTGTacacgtgtgtgtacgtgtgtgtgtgtgtgtgtgtgtgtgtgtgtgtgtgtgtgtcagagtgacGTCATGGTGTCTCTGCCCAAGCTGGTTTGTATCAGACCAGGACCATCTCCTACTGTACTCTTATTGTTGTGAGATTACTGTAGTTGGATCAGGTTGTGTGTACATTAGCGGTGTTTGGTAGT
Coding sequences:
- the mfsd1l gene encoding major facilitator superfamily domain-containing protein 1; protein product: MAVPAERVYYRFVVLFFNCMLTFGSYFCFDMPSVLQQQFQGNLTCVNSTLGNETVCVEGLGMTPQEYNLLYAIYAWTNAVVVVMAGFLIDKLGNRFGVFLFSFLCVLGSSIFALGSHFKGSPYLLPLMLTGRLLFGSGNGSLTIVQNRITAFWFRGKELALAFGLTLAFSRLGSVLNFFCTQHFQAQYGMEWTLWGGSLLCVLGFLSAITVSVLDKVGMKQLGLDGTIQEESRKVKVQDVRLLSLRYWLLVLTIMFFYNGIFPFIADASKFIQDKYEGYTQKQASYIAGAVYDSSLVLSAVVGILIDYVGLRGVFAVLCAVCTLPVFGLLAFTFVPPLVSTVWLGITYSFAAASMWPSIPLVVPRSTLGTAMGLATSVQMIGIGVCNLIVGEILGEKSSDAKIPLWRWQRMMIFMLANTICCIITSTLLNIIDRRQGGTLNKLTKRSAVQDSEVHTDTDALITNEEETGERDGSSIIS